In a single window of the Rhodoligotrophos appendicifer genome:
- a CDS encoding NAD(P)H-hydrate dehydratase — protein MGLGSELLTNAEMREADARTIAGGVSGISLMEEAGRAVAEAVLQGWPEGAVAVLCGPGNNGGDGFVAARLLKAAGRVVRVGLLGSRAALRGDAAAMAALWTDPVAGAEELDLGTASVIIDALFGAGLARDLDGAARRVVETLNASGRPVVAVDVPSGIDGDSGQIRGVAVKAAATVTFFRKKPGHLLYPGRGLCGEIRVVDIGIEAAVLKTIQPRARENVPALWHPSWPTLDPLGHKYSRGHALVVSGPRLHTGAARLAARAALRAGAGLVTMAGDEDAVGVLAHHLTAIMVTQANDAKDLELQLRDKRRNAVLIGPAAGVGRGTADKVIACLASGAATVLDADALTSFADRPEDLFTAIKARPDRAVVVTPHEGEFSRLFGRLSGSSDSKCKVAAKAAKASGAIVVLKGPDTVVAAPDGRVAIAANAPAILATAGSGDVLGGIILGLLAQKMPGYEAACAGVWLHGEAGTAFGPGLIAEDLPEMLPNVLRRFV, from the coding sequence GTGGGACTGGGCTCAGAGCTTCTGACGAATGCGGAAATGCGGGAGGCGGACGCCCGCACCATCGCCGGCGGCGTGAGCGGCATTTCCCTCATGGAGGAAGCCGGGCGCGCTGTCGCCGAGGCGGTTTTGCAAGGCTGGCCCGAAGGAGCGGTCGCAGTCCTGTGCGGGCCCGGCAATAATGGTGGCGACGGCTTCGTCGCTGCGCGGCTTCTGAAGGCGGCCGGTCGGGTCGTCCGCGTCGGATTGCTGGGGTCGCGTGCGGCGCTGAGAGGCGATGCGGCCGCCATGGCTGCATTATGGACCGACCCGGTCGCAGGGGCCGAGGAGCTCGATCTCGGAACCGCGTCGGTGATCATCGACGCGCTGTTCGGCGCGGGCCTCGCGCGCGACCTTGATGGTGCGGCGCGCAGGGTCGTGGAGACCCTCAATGCAAGCGGCCGACCCGTGGTGGCGGTCGATGTGCCCTCCGGCATCGACGGCGATAGCGGCCAAATTCGCGGGGTCGCCGTCAAAGCCGCCGCCACGGTCACCTTCTTCCGCAAGAAACCAGGGCATCTGCTTTATCCCGGTCGCGGCTTGTGCGGGGAGATCCGCGTCGTCGATATCGGTATTGAGGCTGCCGTGCTGAAGACCATCCAGCCCCGCGCCCGGGAAAACGTGCCGGCGCTTTGGCACCCTTCATGGCCAACGCTCGACCCTCTCGGCCATAAATATAGTCGCGGCCATGCGCTGGTCGTCTCCGGACCGCGGCTGCACACGGGCGCCGCACGGCTCGCTGCGAGGGCCGCGTTGAGGGCGGGGGCCGGGCTGGTTACCATGGCGGGCGACGAGGATGCCGTCGGCGTGCTCGCCCACCATCTCACCGCGATCATGGTGACGCAGGCCAATGACGCCAAGGATCTCGAGCTGCAGCTCAGGGACAAGCGTCGCAACGCCGTGCTCATCGGGCCCGCGGCAGGGGTCGGGAGGGGCACTGCGGACAAGGTCATCGCCTGCCTCGCCAGCGGGGCTGCAACGGTGCTGGATGCGGATGCGCTCACGAGTTTTGCAGACCGGCCAGAGGATCTTTTCACTGCGATCAAGGCCCGACCAGATCGGGCCGTGGTGGTGACGCCCCATGAGGGCGAATTCTCACGCCTTTTCGGCAGGTTGTCCGGATCTTCTGATTCGAAATGCAAGGTTGCGGCGAAGGCGGCTAAGGCCTCTGGAGCGATCGTAGTGCTGAAGGGGCCGGATACGGTGGTGGCCGCACCCGATGGGCGCGTGGCGATCGCAGCAAACGCACCCGCGATTCTGGCCACGGCCGGCAGTGGCGACGTGCTCGGCGGGATCATCCTGGGCCTGCTGGCCCAGAAGATGCCGGGATATGAGGCGGCCTGCGCCGGGGTGTGGCTGCATGGGGAGGCAGGAACGGCCTTCGGCCCGGGACTGATCGCCGAGGACCTGCCGGAGATGCTACCGAACGTGCTGAGGCGTTTCGTCTGA
- a CDS encoding P-II family nitrogen regulator: MKKIEAIIKPFKLDEVKEALQEVGLQGITVTEAKGFGRQKGHTELYRGAEYVVDFLPKVKIEVVLSDELVEKAVEAIQNAAKTGRIGDGKIFITTVEEAIRIRTGETGTDAL, translated from the coding sequence ATGAAGAAGATTGAGGCGATCATAAAGCCGTTCAAGCTCGACGAAGTGAAGGAAGCGCTCCAGGAGGTCGGCCTTCAGGGGATCACCGTGACGGAAGCGAAAGGCTTCGGCCGTCAGAAGGGCCATACCGAGCTGTATCGCGGCGCTGAATATGTCGTCGATTTTCTGCCTAAGGTGAAGATTGAAGTGGTGCTGTCTGACGAGCTGGTCGAAAAGGCAGTGGAGGCGATCCAGAATGCAGCCAAGACAGGGCGCATCGGCGATGGCAAGATCTTCATCACCACCGTTGAGGAAGCGATCCGCATCCGCACCGGCGAGACCGGCACCGACGCTCTCTGA
- the glnA gene encoding type I glutamate--ammonia ligase produces MTTEHTAESVLKTMKEKDIKFVDLRFTDPKGKLQHVTMDARLVDEDMFAEGVAFDGSSITGWKTIDKSDMLLMLDPATAHLDPFYAQATLGIFCDVLEPTTGEAYERDPRTTAKNAEAYLKSTGIGDAVFFGPEAEFFIFDDVRFSSDPYHSSFKLDSIELPTNTNTEYEVGNLGHRPRMKGGYFPVNPIDSCQDIRSEMISVLADMGVKTEKHHHEVAAAQHELGIFRETMTKIADGMQLYKYVVHNVAHAYGKTATFMPKPIFGDNGSGMHCHQSIWKAGKPVFAGNQYADLSLECLYYIGGIIKHAKALNAFTNPTTNSYKRLVPGYEAPVLLAYSSSNRSASCRIPHSASPKGKRVEVRFPDPAANPYLAFSAMLMAGLDGILNKIHPGDPMDKDLYDLPPEELKQIPHVASSLTEALDALEADHEFLTKGRVFTEGQIEAYIAIRRAEQERFQMAPHPVEYDMYYSV; encoded by the coding sequence ATGACGACCGAACACACGGCGGAGTCCGTGCTGAAGACCATGAAGGAAAAGGACATAAAGTTCGTTGACCTTCGCTTTACGGATCCCAAGGGCAAGCTGCAGCATGTGACCATGGACGCCAGATTGGTAGACGAGGACATGTTCGCCGAGGGGGTGGCCTTTGACGGCTCGTCGATCACCGGCTGGAAAACGATCGACAAGTCCGACATGCTGCTCATGCTCGATCCCGCGACGGCGCATCTGGACCCCTTCTACGCCCAGGCGACGCTCGGCATCTTCTGCGACGTCCTGGAGCCGACCACCGGCGAGGCCTATGAACGCGACCCGCGCACCACGGCGAAGAATGCCGAGGCCTATCTGAAATCGACCGGGATCGGCGATGCGGTCTTCTTCGGACCCGAAGCCGAATTCTTTATCTTCGACGACGTGCGCTTCTCGAGCGATCCCTATCACAGCTCCTTCAAGCTGGATTCGATCGAGCTGCCGACCAACACCAATACGGAATATGAGGTCGGCAATCTCGGCCACCGTCCGCGTATGAAGGGCGGGTATTTTCCCGTAAACCCCATCGACAGCTGCCAGGACATCCGTTCCGAGATGATCTCCGTTCTTGCCGACATGGGCGTGAAGACCGAGAAGCACCATCACGAAGTGGCCGCCGCCCAGCACGAGCTCGGTATTTTCCGCGAGACGATGACGAAGATCGCGGACGGCATGCAGCTCTACAAATATGTCGTCCACAACGTCGCCCATGCCTATGGCAAGACGGCCACCTTCATGCCGAAGCCGATCTTCGGCGACAATGGTTCCGGCATGCATTGCCACCAGTCGATCTGGAAGGCGGGCAAGCCGGTCTTCGCCGGCAATCAATATGCCGATCTGTCCTTGGAGTGCCTCTACTACATCGGCGGCATCATCAAGCACGCCAAGGCTCTGAACGCCTTCACCAACCCCACCACCAACTCCTATAAGCGGCTGGTGCCGGGGTATGAAGCGCCCGTCTTGCTGGCTTATTCCTCCAGCAACCGCTCGGCCTCCTGCCGCATCCCGCATTCCGCTTCCCCCAAAGGCAAGCGCGTCGAGGTGCGGTTCCCTGATCCGGCGGCCAATCCCTATCTGGCCTTCTCGGCCATGCTGATGGCGGGGCTTGATGGCATCCTCAACAAGATCCATCCCGGCGATCCGATGGACAAGGATCTCTACGACCTGCCTCCTGAGGAGCTGAAGCAGATCCCCCATGTCGCATCGAGCCTCACCGAGGCCTTGGATGCCCTTGAGGCCGATCATGAGTTCCTGACCAAGGGGCGCGTATTCACCGAAGGCCAGATTGAAGCCTATATCGCCATCCGCCGCGCCGAGCAGGAGCGCTTCCAAATGGCGCCCCACCCGGTCGAATATGACATGTATTACTCTGTCTGA
- a CDS encoding DMT family transporter: MAIALPSASAPQKGLASGATFLVGGIAVFSLQDIAIKWMSGDYPVHQIVFIRSVASLPLIIALLYFLDGRAGFATKRTGLECVRAALMFISYTTYYLALAVLPMADAVSLFYTGPIFIAIFSGPFLREHVRPVQWLTILVGFAGVVIVADPTAGILNTAAVLAVFSAAAYALGQITARKLGTTDSAGTMALFTTGFYVVASGLLGLFFGNGWMATGTPSNLAFLTRPWIWPSLTDAGLMLGLGVIATIGFYCLAKAYSVAQPKAVTPFEYTALIWGFLWGYLFFGEVPTAIRLTGIALIALAGVIVLLQGQRSGSHRHLEP, translated from the coding sequence ATGGCGATTGCGCTTCCTTCGGCTTCCGCTCCTCAAAAGGGATTGGCCAGCGGCGCCACTTTCCTGGTGGGCGGAATTGCCGTTTTTTCGCTGCAGGACATCGCCATCAAATGGATGAGCGGAGATTACCCCGTGCATCAGATCGTGTTCATTCGATCTGTTGCTTCACTGCCTCTCATCATCGCTCTGCTCTATTTCTTGGACGGACGAGCCGGCTTCGCAACGAAGCGAACCGGCTTGGAATGCGTCCGAGCGGCGCTCATGTTCATTTCCTACACCACCTATTATTTGGCGCTCGCAGTCCTTCCAATGGCCGATGCCGTCTCCCTGTTCTACACAGGCCCGATTTTCATCGCCATTTTCTCCGGGCCCTTCCTCAGGGAGCATGTTCGCCCCGTGCAGTGGCTCACGATCCTGGTCGGTTTTGCAGGCGTGGTCATTGTTGCAGATCCGACCGCGGGCATTCTCAACACAGCGGCTGTGCTGGCCGTCTTCTCCGCAGCCGCCTACGCGCTGGGCCAAATCACCGCTCGCAAGCTCGGGACGACGGACTCGGCGGGAACGATGGCGCTGTTCACGACAGGGTTTTATGTGGTTGCGAGCGGTCTGCTCGGCCTCTTCTTCGGCAATGGCTGGATGGCCACAGGGACACCTTCCAATCTTGCCTTCCTCACTCGGCCGTGGATATGGCCATCGCTGACAGACGCAGGGCTCATGCTCGGTTTGGGCGTCATCGCAACGATCGGATTTTACTGCCTGGCCAAGGCCTATTCGGTCGCCCAGCCCAAGGCTGTGACACCCTTCGAATATACCGCCCTCATCTGGGGGTTTCTGTGGGGGTATCTGTTCTTCGGCGAAGTGCCGACGGCCATTCGTTTGACGGGTATCGCTTTGATCGCTCTGGCAGGTGTGATCGTGCTTCTGCAGGGACAACGATCAGGATCTCATCGGCATTTAGAACCCTAG
- the blaOXA gene encoding class D beta-lactamase — protein sequence MPVRKISLKLTALLILLAALSIPAQAKEICTIVADAADGKVLMEQGDCKTRVTPASTTKIALAVMGFDSGFLKDPHSPELPFKDGYADWLGGVWRQPTDPKRWLEYSVVWYSRLLAGELGTERLERYASAFGFGNADFSGDPGKRNGLERAWISSSLKVSPEEQVQFLWKLVNRTLPVAPGVFDKVYETVEMMPLPDGMRVHGKTGSAFPRRVDGSFDRDHAYGWFVGWGEKNSRTIVFARLEQAEGQGTGGGLRVRERFLRQLPSLSKTLLR from the coding sequence ATGCCTGTGAGGAAGATTTCCCTCAAACTGACTGCCCTTCTCATCCTGCTGGCTGCTCTCTCAATCCCAGCGCAGGCTAAGGAGATCTGTACGATCGTGGCGGACGCTGCCGATGGCAAAGTCCTGATGGAGCAGGGCGATTGCAAAACGAGAGTGACACCCGCTTCCACGACCAAAATCGCCCTCGCCGTCATGGGGTTCGACTCAGGCTTTCTCAAAGATCCTCATTCACCGGAACTGCCCTTCAAGGATGGCTATGCGGATTGGCTCGGGGGTGTCTGGAGGCAGCCAACAGATCCGAAGCGGTGGCTAGAATATTCAGTCGTTTGGTACTCCCGACTTCTTGCAGGTGAACTCGGGACAGAACGTCTGGAGCGTTATGCGTCCGCGTTCGGATTTGGCAATGCGGATTTCTCCGGCGACCCCGGCAAGAGGAATGGCTTGGAGCGGGCCTGGATCTCGTCGTCGTTGAAGGTCTCACCCGAGGAGCAGGTGCAGTTCCTGTGGAAACTGGTCAACCGGACGCTCCCCGTTGCTCCAGGCGTTTTCGACAAGGTGTATGAAACCGTCGAAATGATGCCCTTGCCCGATGGCATGCGCGTCCATGGCAAGACGGGCTCGGCGTTTCCCAGGCGGGTCGACGGCAGTTTCGATCGCGATCATGCCTATGGGTGGTTTGTCGGATGGGGAGAAAAGAATAGTCGGACGATCGTCTTTGCCCGACTTGAACAGGCTGAGGGTCAGGGAACCGGTGGCGGACTCCGCGTTCGCGAGCGCTTCTTGAGGCAGTTGCCGAGCCTGTCGAAGACACTGCTCCGCTAG